From Synechococcus sp. A10-1-5-1, a single genomic window includes:
- the aroB gene encoding 3-dehydroquinate synthase yields MSATAAAIRTIEVALSANPYPVVIGRGALSGLGQQILGQGIKAGIKVLIVTNPVVNQHYGAKALGSLQAAGFEAELLVIEAGEDQKTPDTVAQIHDAAFAQKLERGSLIVALGGGVVGDMAGFAAASWLRGIAVVQVPTTLLAMVDASIGGKTGVNHPGGKNLIGAFHQPKLVLIDPATLATLPEREFRAGMAEVIKYGVIGDPELFRELEEAAEHLASMATLPGDLLSSILERSAAAKAKVVAADEREGGLRAILNYGHTLGHVVEALCGYGTYLHGEAVGIGMVAAGELSLELGLWNAEDQRRQRAVIKAAGLPMRWPELEPEAVLRCLQGDKKVRDGRVRFVLPTAIGTVEIRSDVAPEQVLAALSRCA; encoded by the coding sequence ATGAGCGCCACGGCCGCCGCGATCCGCACCATCGAGGTGGCGCTCAGCGCGAATCCCTATCCCGTGGTGATCGGACGCGGAGCGCTCTCGGGCCTCGGCCAGCAGATCCTGGGCCAGGGCATCAAAGCGGGCATCAAGGTCCTGATCGTGACCAATCCCGTGGTGAATCAGCACTACGGGGCCAAGGCCTTGGGCAGCCTCCAGGCAGCGGGCTTCGAGGCTGAGCTCCTCGTGATCGAGGCCGGGGAAGACCAGAAGACCCCAGACACCGTCGCGCAGATTCACGACGCAGCCTTCGCCCAAAAGTTGGAGCGGGGGTCCTTGATCGTCGCCCTCGGCGGGGGCGTGGTGGGTGACATGGCGGGCTTCGCCGCAGCGAGCTGGCTGCGGGGCATCGCCGTGGTCCAGGTGCCCACGACCCTGCTGGCCATGGTCGATGCCTCGATCGGAGGCAAAACCGGCGTGAACCACCCCGGAGGCAAGAACCTGATTGGGGCCTTCCACCAGCCCAAGCTGGTCCTGATTGATCCAGCCACCCTGGCCACCCTGCCGGAGCGGGAGTTCCGCGCTGGGATGGCCGAGGTGATCAAGTACGGCGTCATCGGTGACCCGGAGCTCTTCCGCGAACTGGAGGAAGCCGCTGAACACTTGGCGTCCATGGCGACCCTGCCTGGAGACCTGCTGAGCAGCATCCTGGAGCGCTCCGCCGCCGCCAAGGCCAAGGTCGTCGCAGCGGATGAACGGGAAGGGGGCCTGCGGGCCATCCTTAATTACGGGCACACCCTCGGCCACGTGGTCGAGGCCCTCTGCGGCTACGGCACCTATCTCCATGGCGAGGCCGTGGGGATCGGCATGGTCGCCGCTGGCGAGCTCAGCCTGGAGTTGGGTCTCTGGAATGCCGAGGACCAACGCCGGCAACGGGCCGTCATCAAAGCGGCAGGTCTGCCGATGCGCTGGCCCGAGCTCGAGCCAGAGGCGGTCCTGCGCTGCCTCCAAGGGGACAAGAAGGTGCGCGATGGCCGCGTGCGCTTCGTGCTTCCCACAGCGATCGGCACCGTGGAGATCCGCAGTGACGTGGCGCCCGAACAGGTGCTGGCAGCCCTATCTCGCTGCGCCTAG
- a CDS encoding class I SAM-dependent methyltransferase, with translation MSSASSPLHAAPDWLTERLQAAGGWVVFSTYMDWVLHDPSHGAYGAGRLQVGTSGDFATSPSLGPDFAELLLPQLLQWFEQQPGHGPMALIETGPGEGHLALQLSSAIAREAPELLERLELVLVEPNPGMAERQRALLAEAPLRCSWQSFAQLKERPRAGVMLAHEVLDALAVERVLWDGQCWRLQGVSLVGSSELELAAGPPLSESLRLELEALIPGPQRPAGWCTELHVGVGPWLEQAASSLSHGQLLVIDYAHEAWRYYALQRSNGTLMAYRQQQASDDPLQEPGQWDLTAHLCLETVERAAAASGWRVLGQRRQGEALLALGLAQRLHALQQGSPAELADLLSRREALLRYVDPSALGDFRWIALQRSAEAMAQPLFLQDPPLG, from the coding sequence GTGAGTTCTGCTTCGTCCCCTCTGCATGCGGCACCCGACTGGCTGACGGAACGGTTGCAGGCTGCCGGTGGCTGGGTCGTCTTCAGTACCTACATGGACTGGGTTCTGCATGACCCAAGCCATGGGGCCTACGGCGCTGGACGCCTGCAGGTTGGGACCTCGGGAGACTTCGCTACCTCGCCGTCCCTGGGGCCTGACTTTGCGGAGCTCTTGCTGCCTCAGCTCCTGCAGTGGTTCGAGCAGCAGCCAGGCCATGGCCCCATGGCCTTGATCGAGACGGGCCCAGGGGAAGGCCACCTCGCCTTGCAGCTTTCTTCGGCCATTGCACGGGAGGCCCCGGAGCTCCTTGAGCGTCTGGAGTTGGTCCTGGTGGAGCCCAACCCCGGGATGGCGGAGCGTCAGCGCGCCCTCTTGGCAGAGGCGCCCCTGCGCTGCAGCTGGCAGTCCTTTGCCCAGCTCAAGGAGAGGCCCCGTGCCGGCGTGATGCTGGCCCATGAAGTGCTGGATGCCCTGGCGGTTGAGCGGGTGCTCTGGGACGGTCAGTGCTGGCGTCTGCAGGGGGTCTCGCTGGTGGGTTCCTCTGAATTGGAACTCGCGGCTGGTCCCCCGCTCAGCGAATCGCTTCGGCTCGAGCTGGAGGCCCTGATCCCTGGGCCCCAGCGTCCTGCCGGCTGGTGCACGGAGCTGCACGTGGGCGTCGGTCCCTGGCTTGAGCAGGCAGCCTCCTCCCTCAGCCATGGGCAGTTGCTCGTGATCGACTATGCCCATGAGGCTTGGCGCTACTACGCCCTCCAGCGCAGCAATGGCACCCTGATGGCCTACCGCCAGCAGCAGGCCAGTGATGACCCCCTGCAGGAGCCAGGCCAATGGGACCTGACGGCACATCTGTGTCTAGAGACCGTCGAACGTGCCGCCGCTGCCAGCGGCTGGCGTGTGCTCGGACAGCGGCGCCAGGGTGAAGCCCTGCTGGCTTTAGGTCTGGCCCAGCGTTTGCACGCCCTGCAGCAGGGATCACCGGCGGAGTTGGCCGATCTACTCAGTCGCCGCGAAGCCCTGCTGCGCTACGTCGACCCCTCGGCTCTCGGAGATTTTCGTTGGATTGCCCTGCAGCGTTCTGCCGAGGCCATGGCTCAGCCCCTGTTCTTGCAGGATCCGCCCCTGGGCTAG
- a CDS encoding TPM domain-containing protein — MTEPRAAHSASALRGWLVGLALSLALLLGWGAAPAWAFDNPDLLPDHPTPVIDLAKILTDNQRAALEAEINDFEAVSGWKLRVLTQYDRTPGLAVKDFWGLDERSLLLIADERGGNLLNFNVGDALFALMPRTYWVELQTRFGNQYYVRDHGQDAALLDSLHAVKGCLEIGGCQVVPGLPQEQWLLTLATSILGGLIVGFAAYPRKPEHTVEWAWVLLLSPLWVILFGVFGVAPIITRTSDLLPLLRNALGFVGAIAVAYLIAQNTIGKTRLKEGDQG; from the coding sequence ATGACCGAGCCGCGTGCAGCCCACAGCGCCTCCGCCCTCCGCGGCTGGCTGGTGGGCCTAGCCCTCAGCCTGGCGCTGTTGCTGGGCTGGGGGGCTGCTCCGGCCTGGGCCTTTGACAATCCGGACCTGCTGCCCGATCACCCGACCCCGGTGATTGACCTGGCGAAGATCCTCACCGACAACCAGCGGGCTGCTCTGGAAGCTGAGATCAACGACTTTGAAGCCGTCAGTGGCTGGAAGCTGCGGGTCCTGACCCAGTACGACCGCACCCCAGGCCTCGCCGTGAAGGACTTCTGGGGCCTCGATGAGCGATCCCTGCTGCTCATCGCGGACGAGCGCGGCGGCAACCTGCTGAATTTCAACGTCGGCGACGCCCTCTTTGCCTTGATGCCCCGCACCTATTGGGTGGAGCTGCAGACCCGCTTTGGCAACCAGTACTACGTCCGTGACCACGGTCAGGATGCGGCTCTGCTCGACTCGCTCCATGCCGTTAAAGGGTGCCTGGAGATCGGCGGCTGCCAGGTGGTTCCTGGCCTGCCCCAAGAGCAATGGCTGCTCACCCTGGCCACCTCGATCCTTGGTGGTTTGATCGTCGGGTTTGCGGCCTACCCCCGTAAACCGGAACACACAGTGGAGTGGGCCTGGGTTCTGCTGCTCTCACCGCTCTGGGTGATCTTGTTTGGGGTCTTCGGTGTTGCGCCGATCATCACCCGCACCTCTGATCTCCTGCCCTTGCTCCGAAACGCCCTGGGCTTTGTCGGAGCGATTGCAGTTGCGTATCTGATCGCCCAGAACACGATCGGCAAGACCCGACTGAAGGAAGGCGATCAGGGCTAG
- a CDS encoding endolysin codes for MPVLANVGQSKLQAPEASKVSLLPALPPVPRAPVMPRSRLAKLDASDGQIAPGGPFRYAITPERRALLNTIRFAEGTWARGEDLGYRVMFGGGLMGGLDRHPDRVIYSGRYASAAAGAYQFMPFTWTMASRKLGLAGFGPHVQDQAAIFLIQRRGALTLADRGEFTPELAAKLAPEWASFPTLAGYSYYGQPVKRYAALKAFYERSLAQLKAVAEPAVPVVELPACEPVESLRCRLQALDRIGPKPKSLGI; via the coding sequence ATGCCGGTGTTGGCCAATGTCGGTCAGTCCAAATTGCAGGCTCCCGAGGCCAGCAAGGTCAGCCTGCTGCCTGCGCTCCCGCCGGTTCCGCGGGCGCCTGTGATGCCTCGCTCCCGCCTGGCCAAGTTGGACGCCAGCGATGGTCAGATCGCCCCTGGTGGTCCCTTCCGTTACGCAATCACCCCAGAGCGCCGGGCTCTGTTGAACACCATTCGCTTTGCCGAAGGCACTTGGGCCCGCGGGGAGGACCTGGGCTACCGCGTGATGTTCGGTGGTGGCCTGATGGGAGGTCTAGATCGCCATCCCGACCGGGTGATCTACTCCGGTCGCTATGCCAGCGCCGCCGCCGGGGCCTACCAATTCATGCCCTTCACCTGGACGATGGCCAGCCGGAAACTGGGTCTGGCCGGATTTGGACCCCACGTTCAGGACCAGGCCGCCATCTTTCTGATTCAGCGCCGCGGTGCCCTCACCTTGGCCGATCGGGGTGAATTCACCCCTGAACTTGCCGCCAAGCTCGCTCCGGAGTGGGCGTCCTTCCCGACCCTGGCTGGCTACAGCTATTACGGCCAGCCGGTCAAGCGTTATGCGGCCTTGAAAGCCTTCTACGAACGGAGCTTGGCCCAATTGAAGGCCGTGGCTGAACCCGCGGTGCCTGTCGTGGAACTCCCGGCTTGCGAGCCGGTGGAGTCCCTTCGCTGTCGCCTGCAGGCTTTGGATCGGATCGGGCCCAAGCCCAAGAGCCTGGGCATCTAG
- a CDS encoding TIGR04168 family protein, which produces MATLRIAIAGDLHGQWDGLDEEVLSQLAPDALLVVGDLSDGQQLIPKRLTRLPLPLACILGNHDTGRDASGRTLQRQLNLLGDLHCGWSLRELRPPGLAVVGARPASAGGGHYLNRAAEAVFGPVSLEESAERISTAALRADPSLPLVLLGHSGPSGLGSEAADPCGRDWKHPACDWGDQDLALAIDRIRRSRPVPLVVFGHMHHRLKRGQGERQSFCRDRAGTTYLNTAFVPRHGEDAQGRPLRHFSWVEFQDGVLKEVSHRWFSSGGALPYRQTLFRAETA; this is translated from the coding sequence TTGGCCACCCTCCGCATCGCCATCGCTGGAGATCTGCATGGTCAGTGGGATGGCCTGGACGAGGAGGTCTTGTCCCAGCTGGCACCAGACGCCCTCCTGGTGGTTGGCGACCTGAGTGACGGTCAGCAGCTCATCCCAAAGCGGCTGACGCGGCTGCCCCTTCCTTTGGCCTGCATCCTTGGTAACCACGACACCGGTCGTGATGCCAGCGGTCGCACCCTGCAGCGCCAGCTGAATCTTTTGGGTGATCTCCATTGCGGCTGGAGCCTCCGGGAATTGCGCCCACCGGGGTTGGCCGTTGTGGGTGCCCGCCCTGCCAGCGCTGGCGGCGGTCACTACCTCAACCGTGCGGCTGAGGCCGTCTTTGGTCCGGTGAGTTTGGAGGAGTCAGCCGAGCGGATCAGTACGGCGGCCCTGCGCGCAGATCCAAGCTTGCCTCTGGTGCTCCTAGGCCATTCCGGACCGAGTGGCTTGGGGAGCGAGGCGGCCGATCCCTGCGGCCGTGATTGGAAGCATCCCGCCTGCGATTGGGGCGATCAGGATTTGGCCTTAGCGATCGACCGCATTCGCCGGAGTCGTCCCGTCCCACTTGTGGTGTTCGGCCACATGCATCACCGACTCAAACGCGGGCAGGGGGAGCGGCAGAGCTTCTGCAGGGACCGTGCCGGAACGACCTATCTCAATACGGCCTTTGTTCCTCGCCACGGGGAGGACGCCCAGGGCCGTCCCCTCCGGCATTTCAGCTGGGTGGAGTTCCAGGACGGTGTCCTCAAGGAGGTCTCCCATCGCTGGTTCAGCAGCGGGGGTGCGCTCCCCTATCGCCAGACCCTCTTTCGCGCTGAGACGGCCTGA
- the nadA gene encoding quinolinate synthase NadA, which translates to MVFAAAQHSSSGCPPHRDLPEAIAALKRQRNAVILAHYYQEPEIQDIADFIGDSLELSRKAAATDADVIVFCGVHFMAEVAKILSPDKTVLLPDMDAGCTLADACPADGFAQFRADHPDHLVVSYINCSAAVKAQSDLICTSSNAVDLVKQLPANRPILFAPDQNLGRWVQSQSGRELTLWPGSCIVHETFSEQALLQLKLDHPSAEVLAHPECQQHLLDHADFIGSTSALLRRSEASEAQTFIVLTEPGILHQMRKAVPEKQFFEVPGADGCSCNACPYMRLNTLEKLWQCLTEMAPAIEMDETMRLRALAPIQKMLEMSR; encoded by the coding sequence TTGGTTTTCGCGGCAGCCCAGCACAGCTCATCCGGTTGCCCACCCCACCGGGACCTGCCGGAGGCCATTGCCGCATTGAAACGGCAGCGGAATGCCGTGATCTTGGCCCACTACTACCAAGAGCCTGAGATTCAAGACATCGCTGATTTCATCGGCGATTCGCTGGAGCTCTCCCGCAAGGCGGCGGCCACTGACGCCGACGTGATCGTCTTTTGCGGGGTGCACTTCATGGCCGAAGTGGCCAAGATTCTCAGTCCAGACAAGACCGTATTGCTGCCGGACATGGATGCGGGTTGCACCCTGGCTGATGCCTGTCCCGCCGATGGGTTCGCCCAGTTTCGAGCCGATCACCCCGACCACCTGGTGGTCAGCTACATCAACTGCTCAGCGGCGGTGAAAGCCCAGAGCGACCTGATCTGCACCAGCAGCAACGCCGTTGATCTGGTCAAGCAGTTGCCAGCCAATCGACCGATCTTGTTTGCACCGGATCAAAACCTGGGGCGCTGGGTGCAAAGCCAAAGCGGGCGGGAACTCACCCTCTGGCCCGGCAGTTGCATCGTCCATGAGACCTTCAGTGAGCAGGCCCTGCTGCAGCTGAAACTCGATCACCCCAGTGCCGAAGTGCTGGCCCATCCGGAGTGCCAGCAGCACCTGCTCGATCACGCCGATTTCATTGGCTCAACCAGCGCCCTGCTGCGGCGTTCCGAAGCCAGTGAGGCACAGACGTTCATCGTCCTGACCGAGCCAGGGATCCTGCACCAGATGCGTAAGGCTGTCCCAGAGAAGCAGTTCTTCGAGGTACCGGGTGCCGATGGCTGCAGCTGCAACGCCTGCCCCTACATGCGCCTGAACACCCTCGAGAAGCTCTGGCAGTGCCTGACGGAGATGGCCCCCGCCATCGAAATGGACGAGACCATGCGCCTGCGGGCCCTTGCTCCGATCCAAAAGATGCTGGAGATGAGCCGCTAA
- a CDS encoding class I fructose-bisphosphate aldolase, translated as MALQAFRDELASTAAALAAPGTGLLAADESTGTIGKRFDAIGLENNEENRRAYRTLLATSEGLSDHISGVILFEETLFQNSTTEAGGAPLVDLFKAQGIVPGIKVDQGVEPLAGGLSGETCCTGLKGLAERAARYYERGARFAKWRAVLQISSNGSPSELSVRENAWGLARYARTVQEQGLVPIVEPEILMDGDHDVTTTAAVQEWVLRTTYEALAVNGVFLEGSLLKPSMTCAGAACPQQPSAEEVGEFTVRTLMRTVPSAVPAILFLSGGLSEEDASLCLNAINQVAGPSAAPWHLGFSYGRALQHSCLKHWAGRDLKAGQAALLARARANGAASLGAYIPGSEPSDDSSLFVANYSY; from the coding sequence ATGGCATTGCAAGCGTTCCGCGATGAGTTGGCGAGTACTGCTGCGGCCTTGGCCGCCCCCGGGACAGGCCTGTTGGCTGCGGACGAATCCACCGGCACCATCGGCAAGCGCTTCGATGCGATTGGCCTGGAGAACAACGAAGAGAATCGGCGTGCCTACCGCACTCTTCTGGCCACCAGCGAGGGCCTTAGCGACCACATCTCCGGTGTGATCCTGTTTGAGGAAACCCTCTTTCAAAACAGCACCACCGAGGCCGGAGGGGCGCCGCTCGTCGACTTATTCAAGGCCCAGGGGATTGTCCCCGGGATCAAGGTGGATCAGGGGGTGGAGCCCTTGGCCGGCGGCTTGAGCGGTGAGACCTGCTGCACGGGTTTGAAGGGTCTTGCAGAGCGGGCTGCTCGTTACTACGAACGGGGGGCACGCTTTGCCAAGTGGCGCGCGGTGCTGCAGATCAGCTCCAACGGCTCGCCGTCTGAGCTCTCGGTCCGTGAGAACGCCTGGGGACTGGCCCGTTATGCCCGGACCGTTCAAGAGCAGGGGTTGGTGCCGATCGTCGAGCCGGAAATCCTGATGGATGGCGACCACGACGTCACCACCACCGCCGCTGTTCAGGAATGGGTGCTCCGCACCACCTATGAGGCTCTGGCTGTCAATGGGGTGTTTCTTGAGGGCAGCCTCTTGAAGCCTTCGATGACCTGCGCCGGGGCGGCCTGCCCGCAGCAGCCCAGTGCTGAGGAGGTGGGGGAATTCACTGTGCGCACCTTGATGCGCACGGTCCCCTCGGCGGTCCCCGCGATCCTCTTCCTGAGTGGGGGACTCAGTGAAGAAGACGCGAGCCTCTGTTTGAACGCAATCAATCAAGTGGCCGGGCCGTCAGCTGCTCCCTGGCATCTCGGCTTCTCCTACGGCCGGGCCCTGCAACATTCGTGTCTCAAGCATTGGGCTGGCCGGGACCTCAAGGCGGGGCAAGCGGCGCTTCTGGCCCGGGCCCGGGCGAATGGGGCCGCCAGCTTGGGCGCCTACATCCCCGGTTCTGAACCGTCGGATGACAGCAGTCTGTTTGTCGCGAACTACAGCTACTGA
- a CDS encoding ligase-associated DNA damage response exonuclease: MPLAPGGLLQLTPEGLYCAAAGAWIDPWRPVPRALITHAHSDHARPGCGEYWAVASSEGILRERLGAEINLLPVGYGDLNRIGEARVSFHSAGHVLGSAQIRLEAAGESWLVSGDYKRCHDPSCAPFETVQADVFISEATFGLPIYRWESGAEVARQILAWWRAAPDKPSVLFSYAFGKAQRVLAELHQLGIEDTVLLHGAVDRLMGPYREAGIAMPPTMPLSALPKDESLAGRLVIAPPAAHRSRGMSRLAKAQNGFVSGWMAVRGARRRRGYGRGFVMSDHADWTGLLRTVRESQAQQVYVTHGQSAVLSRYLKEEEGINAEPLEGAFEAERFDEEEAP, translated from the coding sequence ATGCCCCTCGCCCCAGGCGGCCTGCTGCAGCTCACCCCAGAGGGGCTTTACTGCGCGGCGGCTGGTGCCTGGATTGATCCCTGGCGGCCAGTCCCCAGGGCCCTGATTACCCATGCCCATTCGGACCATGCCCGTCCCGGATGTGGGGAGTACTGGGCCGTGGCCTCCAGTGAGGGAATCCTGCGGGAGCGGCTCGGAGCAGAGATCAACCTGCTGCCGGTGGGCTACGGCGACCTGAACCGCATTGGCGAGGCCAGGGTCTCCTTTCACTCCGCCGGTCACGTGCTGGGATCGGCCCAGATCCGCCTGGAGGCCGCCGGGGAGAGTTGGCTGGTCAGCGGTGACTACAAGCGCTGCCATGACCCCAGCTGCGCACCGTTTGAAACGGTGCAGGCCGACGTCTTCATCAGCGAAGCGACCTTCGGCTTGCCGATCTACCGCTGGGAGAGTGGGGCGGAGGTGGCCCGTCAAATCCTGGCCTGGTGGCGAGCTGCGCCAGACAAGCCATCGGTGCTTTTCTCCTATGCCTTTGGCAAGGCGCAGCGGGTCCTGGCGGAGCTGCATCAACTCGGAATCGAGGACACAGTGCTGCTGCACGGCGCCGTCGATCGACTGATGGGGCCCTATCGCGAAGCGGGGATCGCCATGCCCCCCACGATGCCTCTCTCCGCGTTACCCAAGGATGAGTCGCTGGCGGGTCGCCTGGTGATTGCGCCTCCCGCGGCCCATCGCAGCCGAGGGATGAGCCGACTGGCGAAGGCACAAAACGGCTTTGTGAGCGGCTGGATGGCGGTGCGGGGAGCCCGCCGCCGGCGCGGTTACGGCCGCGGTTTCGTCATGAGCGATCACGCCGATTGGACGGGGTTGCTTCGAACCGTGCGGGAGAGCCAAGCCCAGCAGGTGTACGTGACCCATGGCCAAAGCGCCGTGCTCTCCAGATATCTGAAGGAGGAGGAGGGCATCAACGCTGAACCCCTCGAGGGGGCCTTTGAAGCCGAACGGTTCGATGAGGAGGAGGCGCCATGA
- a CDS encoding ATP-dependent DNA ligase, whose protein sequence is MKAFSQLFAELDGTSSTTAKLEALEAYFRSAPPADAAWALALLLGKRRKRLISGRRLREICLNALSLPDWLFEACSNQVGDSAETVSLLWSQQQSDPVERSPERSLSDWMVQVLPELAAAEGEQQEAAVIRCWQSLPNAELLLINKLLSGGFRVGVSTGLVTRGVARSADLDEALIAHRLMGGFAPSAETFAALTASATDGDALAARPFPFFLASPIELEQIQQTPADHWQVEWKWDGIRGQLIHRSGGCSLWSRGEDLINEAFPELISLAESLPQGTVLDGEVLIWQANAETPETFATLQRRLGRKAPSRALQKQCPAAFMAYDLLEVEGSDRRQIPLQERRRQLEALVKDWSEADSEGASRLRLSETPVLTAWSELESLREQAREKGAEGLMLKAKPSPYLVGRKRGHWWKHKLEPFHLDAVLLYAQSGSGRRANLYTDYSFGLWNDDGELVTFAKAYSGLDDGEIRQLDRWIRAHTTDRFGPVRAVEPTLVFEVAFEGLQPSKRHKCGLAVRFPRISRWRQDKPAAEADSVATALALMEGR, encoded by the coding sequence ATGAAGGCCTTCTCCCAGCTCTTTGCCGAACTCGATGGCACCAGCAGCACCACGGCCAAGTTGGAGGCGCTCGAGGCCTACTTCCGCAGCGCGCCCCCTGCCGATGCCGCCTGGGCCCTGGCCCTACTGCTGGGAAAACGCCGCAAACGCCTGATCAGTGGTCGGCGCTTGCGGGAGATCTGTCTCAACGCCCTCTCGCTTCCCGACTGGTTGTTTGAAGCCTGCAGCAACCAGGTGGGGGATTCCGCTGAGACGGTCTCGCTTCTGTGGAGTCAGCAGCAGTCAGACCCGGTGGAGCGAAGCCCAGAGCGAAGCCTGAGTGACTGGATGGTGCAGGTCTTGCCAGAACTCGCAGCAGCCGAGGGGGAGCAGCAGGAGGCCGCGGTGATTCGCTGCTGGCAGAGCCTGCCTAACGCAGAGCTCTTGCTGATCAACAAGTTGCTGAGCGGCGGCTTTCGCGTCGGGGTGTCCACGGGACTGGTGACCCGGGGCGTGGCACGGAGCGCCGATCTCGATGAAGCCTTAATTGCCCATCGCTTGATGGGTGGCTTTGCTCCATCCGCAGAGACCTTTGCAGCTCTGACGGCATCGGCCACTGATGGCGATGCGCTGGCGGCCCGTCCTTTTCCGTTTTTTCTCGCCAGCCCGATCGAGCTCGAACAGATCCAGCAGACACCAGCTGATCACTGGCAAGTGGAGTGGAAATGGGATGGGATCCGCGGTCAGCTGATTCACCGCAGTGGTGGCTGCAGCCTCTGGAGCCGCGGAGAAGACCTCATCAATGAGGCCTTCCCAGAGCTGATCAGCCTCGCTGAGTCGCTGCCGCAGGGGACGGTGCTCGATGGGGAAGTCCTGATCTGGCAGGCAAACGCCGAAACCCCTGAGACGTTTGCCACCCTGCAGCGGCGGCTCGGGCGCAAGGCCCCCAGCCGAGCGCTGCAAAAGCAGTGTCCAGCAGCCTTCATGGCCTATGACCTCTTGGAGGTGGAGGGAAGCGATCGACGCCAGATTCCACTGCAGGAGCGCCGTCGCCAGTTGGAAGCACTCGTCAAGGACTGGAGCGAAGCCGACAGCGAGGGGGCCTCACGTCTACGCCTCTCCGAGACACCAGTCCTGACGGCTTGGAGTGAACTCGAGAGTCTGCGGGAGCAAGCGCGGGAGAAGGGAGCCGAAGGCTTGATGCTCAAGGCCAAGCCGTCCCCCTATTTGGTTGGCCGCAAACGGGGCCATTGGTGGAAACACAAGCTCGAGCCCTTTCACCTCGATGCGGTCCTGCTCTACGCCCAGTCCGGTAGCGGTCGCCGGGCCAACCTCTACACCGACTACAGCTTTGGGCTCTGGAACGACGACGGCGAGTTGGTGACCTTCGCCAAGGCCTACTCCGGACTCGACGATGGGGAAATTCGCCAGTTGGACCGCTGGATCAGGGCCCACACCACTGACCGGTTTGGTCCAGTGCGCGCCGTGGAGCCGACGCTGGTGTTCGAAGTGGCCTTTGAAGGCCTCCAGCCTTCCAAACGACACAAGTGCGGCCTGGCGGTTCGCTTCCCGCGGATCAGCCGCTGGCGGCAGGACAAACCCGCCGCAGAAGCCGACAGCGTCGCCACGGCCCTGGCCCTGATGGAGGGGCGATGA